A single region of the Vicia villosa cultivar HV-30 ecotype Madison, WI linkage group LG4, Vvil1.0, whole genome shotgun sequence genome encodes:
- the LOC131596488 gene encoding uncharacterized protein LOC131596488 isoform X2, producing MDPVTATCLLFTLTAGLLIFYIVSNLVSIATTDKNTTAKHHDQKPPVGPVLQRLAVQSPQTKSRVGFVKPVQLTITSTTTTSLETEDAIVNSDSEVDVELPPTKSNIDKTVAKVKSDSDVVEYLQETVVKSGDSTEEKSIEYVEETTGESSGEKLVSVVVNEGEENDDEDWEWEGIERSEVEKTFMEAVEFVAEKGYIGKCDDDLEMELYGLERVVIEGPCREPQPMPLKLSARAKWNAWQKLGNMSPEVAMEQYISLLSDKFPGWMKNTSTGMSEGEPSRSEVSESAAPDSSSALSHQQAILAERKLVRESKSGAQELIPYAESDSENNVKN from the exons ATGGACCCTGTAACCGCAACTTGTCTTTTATTCACTCTAACGGCTGGCCTTCTTATTTTCTACATCGTTTCTAATCTTGTTTCCATAGCAACCACCGACAAAAACACAACAGCAAAACATCATGATCAGAAACCACCGGTTGGTCCGGTTCTTCAGCGCTTGGCGGTTCAGTCACCTCAAACCAAGAGCCGAGTTGGTTTTGTTAAACCGGTTCAACTAACAATTACATCAACGACAACAACTAGTTTAGAAACCGAAGACGCTATCGTGAATTCCGATTCCGAAGTTGATGTCGAATTGCCACCGACAAAGTCAAACATTGACAAAACTGTTGCTAAGGTTAAATCCGATTCCGACGTTGTTGAATATTTGCAGGAAACCGTCGTGAAAAGTGGCGATTCTACTGAAGAGAAGAGCATTGAGTATGTGGAAGAAACCACCGGAGAAAGTTCCGGTGAGAAGTTAGTTTCTGTTGTGGTGAACGAAGGAGAGGaaaatgatgatgaagattgggAATGGGAAGGGATTGAGAGGAGTGAGGTGGAAAAGACGTTTATGGAGGCTGTGGAATTTGTTGCTGAGAAAGGGTATATTGGTAAATGCGATGATGATTTGGAGATGGAGTTGTATGGACTTGAGAGAGTTGTTATTGAAGGACCTTGCCGTGAGCCTCAACCAATGCCGCTTAAACTCTCCGCACGTGCTAAATg GAATGCTTGGCAAAAGCTGGGGAACATGAGTCCAGAGGTTGCGATGGAGCAATACATCAGCCTTCTTTCCGATAAATTTCCTGGATGGATGAAAAATACTTCTACC GGAATGAGTGAAGGTGAACCATCACGATCAGAAGTTTCAGAGTCTGCTGCTCCTGATTCGAGCTCAGCTTTGTCTCATCAACAAGCAATCTTAGCAGAAAG GAAACTTGTTCGAGAATCTAAGTCTGGTGCCCAGGAGCTTATCCCATATGCAGAGTCAGATTCCGAGAACAAT GTTAAAAACTGA
- the LOC131596488 gene encoding uncharacterized protein LOC131596488 isoform X1 has protein sequence MDPVTATCLLFTLTAGLLIFYIVSNLVSIATTDKNTTAKHHDQKPPVGPVLQRLAVQSPQTKSRVGFVKPVQLTITSTTTTSLETEDAIVNSDSEVDVELPPTKSNIDKTVAKVKSDSDVVEYLQETVVKSGDSTEEKSIEYVEETTGESSGEKLVSVVVNEGEENDDEDWEWEGIERSEVEKTFMEAVEFVAEKGYIGKCDDDLEMELYGLERVVIEGPCREPQPMPLKLSARAKWNAWQKLGNMSPEVAMEQYISLLSDKFPGWMKNTSTGMSEGEPSRSEVSESAAPDSSSALSHQQAILAERKLVRESKSGAQELIPYAESDSENNFQVKN, from the exons ATGGACCCTGTAACCGCAACTTGTCTTTTATTCACTCTAACGGCTGGCCTTCTTATTTTCTACATCGTTTCTAATCTTGTTTCCATAGCAACCACCGACAAAAACACAACAGCAAAACATCATGATCAGAAACCACCGGTTGGTCCGGTTCTTCAGCGCTTGGCGGTTCAGTCACCTCAAACCAAGAGCCGAGTTGGTTTTGTTAAACCGGTTCAACTAACAATTACATCAACGACAACAACTAGTTTAGAAACCGAAGACGCTATCGTGAATTCCGATTCCGAAGTTGATGTCGAATTGCCACCGACAAAGTCAAACATTGACAAAACTGTTGCTAAGGTTAAATCCGATTCCGACGTTGTTGAATATTTGCAGGAAACCGTCGTGAAAAGTGGCGATTCTACTGAAGAGAAGAGCATTGAGTATGTGGAAGAAACCACCGGAGAAAGTTCCGGTGAGAAGTTAGTTTCTGTTGTGGTGAACGAAGGAGAGGaaaatgatgatgaagattgggAATGGGAAGGGATTGAGAGGAGTGAGGTGGAAAAGACGTTTATGGAGGCTGTGGAATTTGTTGCTGAGAAAGGGTATATTGGTAAATGCGATGATGATTTGGAGATGGAGTTGTATGGACTTGAGAGAGTTGTTATTGAAGGACCTTGCCGTGAGCCTCAACCAATGCCGCTTAAACTCTCCGCACGTGCTAAATg GAATGCTTGGCAAAAGCTGGGGAACATGAGTCCAGAGGTTGCGATGGAGCAATACATCAGCCTTCTTTCCGATAAATTTCCTGGATGGATGAAAAATACTTCTACC GGAATGAGTGAAGGTGAACCATCACGATCAGAAGTTTCAGAGTCTGCTGCTCCTGATTCGAGCTCAGCTTTGTCTCATCAACAAGCAATCTTAGCAGAAAG GAAACTTGTTCGAGAATCTAAGTCTGGTGCCCAGGAGCTTATCCCATATGCAGAGTCAGATTCCGAGAACAAT TTTCAGGTTAAAAACTGA